One window of Candidatus Limnocylindrales bacterium genomic DNA carries:
- a CDS encoding ATP-binding protein, translating to IQTHFRIVSPPVLWSRPGPIRSILTTARMPRRLAGTAFLSFPVPAPRPGVGKTHLAVGLGLRAIERGYRVLFTTAAAMIASLTKALGEGRLEEKLKFYSVPRLLVVDEIGYLPIDRTGANLFFQLVSRRYERGPMILTSNQSLGSWGDVFGDRVIATAILDRLLHHAITLNIRGNSYRLKDKLKAGLVQEAEAQQ from the coding sequence ATTCAAACGCACTTCCGCATCGTATCGCCACCGGTTCTATGGTCTCGCCCGGGTCCGATAAGGTCCATTCTGACAACTGCGCGAATGCCGCGAAGGCTTGCTGGTACCGCTTTCCTGTCCTTTCCTGTCCCCGCGCCGCGGCCCGGCGTGGGCAAGACTCACCTCGCGGTCGGCCTTGGCCTGCGCGCAATCGAACGCGGCTACCGCGTACTGTTCACGACGGCCGCGGCGATGATCGCCAGCCTGACCAAGGCGCTCGGCGAAGGTCGGCTGGAAGAGAAGCTCAAGTTCTACTCCGTGCCGCGGCTGCTGGTCGTCGACGAGATCGGCTACCTGCCCATCGACCGCACAGGAGCCAACCTGTTCTTCCAGCTCGTCAGCCGCCGCTACGAGCGCGGGCCGATGATCCTGACCAGCAACCAGAGCCTCGGGAGCTGGGGCGACGTGTTCGGAGACCGCGTGATCGCCACCGCCATCCTGGACCGGCTGCTGCACCACGCGATCACGCTCAACATCCGCGGCAATTCTTACCGGCTAAAGGACAAGCTCAAGGCCGGCTTGGTTCAAGAGGCAGAGGCGCAGCAGTGA